A stretch of the Gracilinanus agilis isolate LMUSP501 chromosome 4, AgileGrace, whole genome shotgun sequence genome encodes the following:
- the BTF3L4 gene encoding transcription factor BTF3 homolog 4 isoform X2, producing the protein MIKDDGTVIHFNNPKVQASLSANTFAITGHAEAKPITEMLPGILSQLGADSLTSLRKLAEQFPRQVLDSKAPKPEDIDEEDDDVPDLVENFDEASKNEAN; encoded by the exons ATGATTAAAGATGATGGGACAGTTATTCATTTCAACAACCCCAAAGTCCAGGCTTCCCTCTCCGCCAACACCTTTGCAATCACTGGTCATGCAGAAGCCAAGCCAATAACAGAAATGCTTCCTGGAATATTAAGCCAGCTTGGTGCTGACAGCTTAACGAGTCTTAGGAAGTTAGCTGAACAGTTCCCTCGGCAAG tGTTGGATAGCAAAGCACCCAAGCCTGAAGACATTGATGAAGAGGATGATGATGTGCCAG ATCTTGTAGAAAATTTTGATGAAGCCTCAAAGAATGAAGCCAACTAG
- the BTF3L4 gene encoding transcription factor BTF3 homolog 4 isoform X1 — MNQEKLAKLQAQVRIGGKGTARRKKKVVHRTATADDKKLQSSLKKLAVNNIAGIEEVNMIKDDGTVIHFNNPKVQASLSANTFAITGHAEAKPITEMLPGILSQLGADSLTSLRKLAEQFPRQVLDSKAPKPEDIDEEDDDVPDLVENFDEASKNEAN, encoded by the exons ATGAATCAAGAAAAATTAGCCAAGCTTCAGGCTCAGGTCCGGATAGGAGGCAAG GGCACAGCTCGCAGAAAGAAGAAGGTGGTGCATAGAACGGCCACAGCAGATGACAAGAAACTCCAGAGTTCTCTCAAAAAATTGGCTGTGAATAATATTGCTGGTATTGAAGAG GTGAACATGATTAAAGATGATGGGACAGTTATTCATTTCAACAACCCCAAAGTCCAGGCTTCCCTCTCCGCCAACACCTTTGCAATCACTGGTCATGCAGAAGCCAAGCCAATAACAGAAATGCTTCCTGGAATATTAAGCCAGCTTGGTGCTGACAGCTTAACGAGTCTTAGGAAGTTAGCTGAACAGTTCCCTCGGCAAG tGTTGGATAGCAAAGCACCCAAGCCTGAAGACATTGATGAAGAGGATGATGATGTGCCAG ATCTTGTAGAAAATTTTGATGAAGCCTCAAAGAATGAAGCCAACTAG